In a single window of the Mesoplodon densirostris isolate mMesDen1 chromosome 18, mMesDen1 primary haplotype, whole genome shotgun sequence genome:
- the RSKR gene encoding LOW QUALITY PROTEIN: ribosomal protein S6 kinase-related protein (The sequence of the model RefSeq protein was modified relative to this genomic sequence to represent the inferred CDS: inserted 1 base in 1 codon; deleted 1 base in 1 codon; substituted 1 base at 1 genomic stop codon) — MGAVSCRKGQRAQMAAPHKQGGNIRGPGSPWVRGXKSLWPGVGTTRSGLKELLWGLQGHQFLHQEPLEPAPXLVEKPLPEWPVPQFINLFLPEFPIRPLRGHQQLKILGLVAKGSFGTVLKVLDCGQKAVFVVKVVPKVKVLQRDNLRQCKEEVSIQRQINHPFVHSLGESWQGKRHLYMMCSYCSTDLYSLWSAVGCFSEASIRLFAAELILVLCYLHDFGIIHRDVKMENILLDERGHLKLTDFGLSRHLPQGTRAYTICGTLQYMAPEVLSGGPYNHAADWWSLGVLLFSLSTGKFPVPAERDHVAMLASVTHYDSAVPASLNQGLSLLLHELLCQNPLHRLRYLHHFQVHPFFRGVAFDPELLQKHPVNFLMETQATQPSSESMFFKDFDCNLESFLVHPSLA, encoded by the exons ATGGGAGCAGTGAGTTGTCGGAAGGGGCAACGTGCCCAGATGGCTGCTCCTCATAAG CAGGGTGGCAACATCCGGGGC CCTGGGTCCCCCTGGGTCCGAGGCTAGAAGAGCCTCTGGCCAGGTGTGGGGACCACCAGGTCAGGTCTGAAGGAGTTGCTGTGGGGACTACAGGGACATCAGTTCCTGCACCAGGAGCCCCTGGAGCCAGCCC CGCTAGTAGAGAAGCCTCTGCCTGAGTGGCCAGTGCCTCAGTTCATCAACCTCTTTCTGCCGGAGTTTCCTATTAGGCCCCTTAGGGGGCATCAGCAGCTGAAG ATTTTAGGCCTTGTGGCTAAAGGCTCCTTTGGAACTGTCCTCAAGGTGCTAGATTGTGGCCAGAAAGCAGTATTTGTGGTGAAG GTGGTGCCCAAGGTAAAGGTCCTACAGAGGGACAACCTGAGGCAGTGCAAAGAGGAGGTCAGCATCCAG CGACAGATCAACCATCCTTTTGTACACAGTTTGGGGGAGAGCTGGCAGGGAAAACGGCACCTCTACATGA TGTGTAGCTACTGCAGCACAGATCTGTACTCCCTGTGGTCCGCTGTTGGCTGCTTTAGTGAGGCTTCCATCCGCCTCTTTGCTGCTGAGCTGATCCTGGTGCTGT GCTATCTCCATGACTTCGGCATCATCCATCGAGATGTGAAG ATGGAGAATATCCTTCTGGATGAACGAG GCCATCTGAAACTGACAGACTTTGGCCTGTCCCGCCACCTGCCCCAAGGAACCCGAGCCTATACTATCTGTGGCACTCTTCAGTACATGG CCCCAGAGGTCCTGAGTGGAGGGCCTTACAACCATGCTGCTGATTGGTGGTCCCTGGGTGTCTTGCTTTTCTCTCTGTCAACTGGAAAG TTCCCAGTGCCCGCAGAGAGAGATCATGTGGCCATGTTGGCAAGTGTGACCCACTATGACTCTGCAGTCCCAGCTTCTCTTAACCAGGGGCTCTCACTCCTGCTCCATGAG CTATTATGCCAGAATCCCCTCCACCGTCTACGTTATTTGCATCACTTCCAGGTCCACCCTTTCTTTCGGGGTGTGGCCTTTGACCCAGAGCTCCTACAGAAGCATCCAGTGAACTTTCTCATGGAGACACAAGCTACCCAGCCATCATCGGAGTCCATGTTCTTCAAGGACTTTGACTGTAATCTGGAGTCCTTCCTGGTGCACCCCAGTCTGGCTTGA